The nucleotide sequence ACTCGGATCGCTTCAATGATGGCTGCCCCGCTTTCTAATTGTCCAAGACTGGCCAGCCATCGGTTGTCATTATCCATGCGACACCTCGTCTGacggccaaggccaagacacCAATGACTGCCGAGCAATCCGGGCGCATGCTGTATGTCGATGACGCTGTGACGAGCTGTGCAGATTGTTTTCCTCGCTTTGATACCTTACGCCGGTGTTCCGCGCTTGGCGCTGGATGCTGATTTTACGACTGGCACGGGCGCGACTCAAGTTTCTTATTTTCCTTTATTCAGTCACGACATGATGGAGGCGCATGTTGGATTGGCTCTCAATGCAAAGATGCACTGggctttttagtaattaattcgATACCCGTCAATCCAACAATTCCCTAACACGTCAATGCTACTGTTACCTCGACGCTTTCTCCGCGATATGAAAATtaagctgaagctcaagtgAACAAGTGATTGCTCTTCGTCCCATTGTACAGACTTGCATCGGCAGATGTGTGTGACATGGGTCCCCTGTTCTCGACGGACAATGCGCTATCCATAGGCGGACACTTTTCAAGACACGTCAAACTCAAACTACTGATTCGATGAAAACAGTCGCACCAGAGTACAAATTTGGTTATGTTTGGCAGTGCTTGCCTTGTCTTACACTGATGTTGGAATTTTGGTAAACAATGGAATTCTGTAGCCCCATCGTCAAGTCCCAGaaagaaagggaaaaggatCACTAGACTCACGATTACCGACTCAGGATCATTTGGCATTGTCGAGCGGGTTCATCAAGGGCGATCGCTGTGGCTGTGCGTTCGTTCAATGGATCCAAATAGAAACGAGGGTGGAGCTAAAATTTCAGCTTGGGCATTTTTGATTGTCCGCAAAAAGACAAGAATTAGAATGGCGAGTACGCGTATCTAGCTTTGCGATTGAGATTGATCCCTTCATACGCAACTCTAAGCTGAGTGTTGATAGCGTGGCTGCGGTTTGGCAATCGAGGCTATCTTAAGAATGACATATGCAAACATGCTTAAATACAGTCACGTGCTTTCGCTCCTTATGACGCTACAACGCGTCGCCACGCGTTCATCGTACCGTGTACTTCACCATCGACCTCACTCTTCGTTATGCCTCCTGCACCGCCAGATGTAATAGAAATacctgatgatgaaggcaCGGCTTCGGAGTCTGAGAATAACGTCTCATCCTTTACAAAAACCgcaggaaaaagaaaacacgaTCCTGACCCTGACATTGAGGAGAAGGTAGAATGGACtggagacgaagaagatctaCCTgcaaagcccaagaagcgTCGTGGAGGGCGAAAGTCAACTCGCAAAAAGAAAGGGGATGATGTACATGGAGAGTCTGAAGCACCCAAAGACGATTACGAGCTCGGAGGTTTACCTGATTATCTGATCGAGCGACGGCGCAAGTTTGACACCAGGAGGAAACTTCACCACGATAATGCTCTTATGGTGCCTCCTGATTATTCGGGGATTCACTTCGAAGAAACGAGAAGACTCAGggagctggaagagcgaCCCAAGTTCAGTGAAAGCAGTGGCATAAAACCTTCACGACCATACAAAGATATCGAGCTGCCCCAATCAGCAGGTCTTATCCCAGCTTCGATCGCACAGTATCTTCGAGATTATCAAGTTGCTGGCGTTTCATTTCTGCACAGGAAATTCGTCTACCAAGAAGGCGGTATTCTGGGAGATGACATGGGCCTTGGAAAGACGGTGCAAGTTGCTGCGTTTCTAACAGTTGCATTTGGCAAAACTGGCGACGAGCGTGACGCTAAGCGGCTAAGACAAATTCGCCAATATCCCGATAGGTGGTACCCGAGAATATTGATTATTTGCCCCGGGTCTCTCATTGTGAACTGGAAGAACGAATTAGATCGTTGGGGCTGGTGGCATACTGACCTGTTCCACGGATCCCATAAGGACGACGCATTGAGTACTGCCCGTGCAGGGCTAGTCGAAATCATGATCACCACTTATGACACATACAAGAACAGCCGAAGCTCAATCAACATGGTTCAATGGGACGCAGTGATTGCTGATGAATGTCACCGGCTGAAAGACAGATACTCAGAGACCACCAAGGCTCTCAACGAGATCAATGCACTTTGCCGCCTGGGCCTCACTGGTACCGCGATCCAAAACCGATACGAAGAGCTCTGGACACTACTGGACTGGACTAACCCTGGACACTTCGGGACTCTGGCAGAATGGACACAAAGAGTCACCAAGCCCCTAACTGTTGGCCAGTCTCACGACGCAACcaaagctcagctcagcctgGCAAGAACAACAGCTGACAAACTAGTCCACAATCTGCTACCACAGTATTTCCTTCGGCGAATGAAGTCCATCATAGCGAAGCAACTACCCAAGAAAACCGACCGAGTCGTCTTCTGTCCTCTAACAGATCTCCAGAGGGAAGCATACGAGAACTTTTTGGAAAGCGCGGACATCGATCTCCTTCGCAGTCTTTCTGATCCCTGCTGtggagacaagaagagaGGATGGTGCTGTGATCGCCTTCTTTCTAGCGGCATACGCTGGCAGAACATTGTTTTTCCTAGCATGATCGTGCTGCAGAAGATGGCAAATCATCTTACTCTCCTTGTGCCACAAACCACCGACTTGGAGGGAAAACACGAGTCGGACTTAAACACTCTTCGAACTTGCTTGCCTGATGACTGGAAATATGTCTACGATAATCGGGATCGGATTAAGAATCTTGTTAATCCTGAGTTTTGTGGAAAATGGAAAGTTCTGAAGAAGTTGCTCAAATTCTGGCATTCAAACGGAGACAAGGTCCTTGTCTTCTCTCACAGCGTGCGACTTCTTCGTATCCTCCAGCATCTATTCACCAATACGAGCTACACTGTTAGCTATTTGGATGGCTCCCTGAGCTATGAACAACGCCAGGAAGTTGTTGACACATTCAACTCCGACCCGACGCAGTTCGTGTTCCTTATTTCGACCAAAGCTGGCGGCGTGGGACTCAACATCACATCTGCGAATAAAGTCGTTATTGTTGACCCTCACTGGAATCCGTCTTATGACCTTCAAGCCCAGGATCGAGCCTATCGCATCGGCCAAACTCGCGATGTTGAGGTTTTCCGCCTTATATCGCTCGGGACAGTCGAGGAGATTGTGTACGCGCGTCAGATTTACAAACAACAGCAAGCAAACATTGGCTACACTGCATCGTCTGAACGCCGCTACTTCAAGGGTGTCCAACAGGACACTGATCGAAAGGGTGAAATATTTGGTCTTGCCAACATCTTTACGTACCATAACGATAGTGGCTTATTGCAGGAGATTGTGAACAAGACAAATATAGCCGAAGCAAAGGCGGGCGTGCATCTTGTGGACGTCAACATGGAGCAGGCGGCCAAGGATGGAGAGGACCTTGTGGTGGTGAAGAATGAAGAAACTGATGCTGAGGATGGTGGTATGAGTCAGCTTGCCACTCTACTCACAGCAGAGAACCAGCAACGAATGATTGAATCCAAAAAGGCTAAAAAGCCAAAGAGCGACGCGATCCAAGCGATCCTCACTTCTGCGGGTGTCGAGTATACACACGACAATAGTGAGGTGATTGGAACGTCCAAAGTCGAGGAGCAACTCTCGAGACGGGCTGTCATGACGACATACTCATCTGGAGATGCTGATGGGCAGAGTACCCTTTTTGCGGAGAGTGATGACGAACAAGGGGACGGCCTACACAGCATGTACAATCCCCCTGAAGAAGTGATGCTCCGACATTTCTGCGAAATGGCCAGAGAGTTTGGCTTCAGGAATGCAACAGACTTTGCACTTGTTGTGGAGAGTTGGAGTCAAGAGGCAAGGAGAAATTGTCTAGCAACATTTTATAAGAGGAGAGCTGCGAAGCTTATACAAGAAGGCATCATCAAGGTGGATGATGTAAAAGATACTGCTCAGGTGGACACTAAGCACGACATCGACGCCAAAGAAGaggtcaaggatgagaagaaggatgctgaGCTGACCGTGAAACAAGAAGACATCAAAAAGGATGACACCAAACATGCTTTGGTGAAGACGGAGACCACAAAACTGGAGGCCGTTGACACCAAGATGGCgggcgagaagaagatcaaaacGGAGGCTCAGGGGTCGAGTATGAGAACCTCGATATTCCTctcagatgacgatgatgatgacgagctgTGACGGGCGTTGGCGCACCGATTTGATACCCATAATGCATAACTCATATTTTGACTCCCAGCCGCGACATGGTTCCGGTAAATCGTGAAATACTATGGACACCCGTTTATTTGGTTAATGTTCCAACAACATGGGGAAGAATGCCAAATCTTGCCTCTCCTTCAGGCTGTGCTAGGTCAATCTTCTCCCATGGTCCGGCTTCTCTTAACGATTTCCCTGTCGATCGGCAAATGCGGCACGACCCCATGACTTGTGACCACACAAGACCAGTAACCCCTATCGTTATCAGCAATTGCTTTTTGGGGCTGGATGACTGACTCACATTGATAGGCACGCAAGAGGACGCCCCTGTTCTCATTGATGCGCACATGCTCATAGGCATACCATCGGCCCCCTTTTTTGAGACTCTGATACAGaagcttgatgttcttgtcaGGCTCAGGAATACTGCAGAGACACAAAATTGTGACGATGCAATCGACACTTTCTGGCTCAATGCGCCCATCCCAAGCCTCTGGATCGTTGATGGATTCAATGCCCACTGGGACGACCTCATAGATATCATCGAGGCCAATCTCCTTCACTCGTCGTCGCAGAGTTGCCGCAGACTTGGGATTTGGCTCAATGCCATATACGCGAGTCAAACCGTTGCCTCCTTTTCTTCGCCTCAATTCTCCATCCGCGTCTCCTTGGTTGTTCACTCCAACGTTGACTTTGGCAAACACATCCGCCCACATTCCGGTCCCCGCACCGATCTCAAGAACGACACCGTCGATGGGCTCTCCAACAACTTCGTCTCCCATATGTCCATTTCTCACACGACCTTCGAGTAATGGAATGACACGGTTCTCAGCGTTGGCTTTTACCTGCGGTCCGATGAAAGCCCAGAAGTTGCCGAACCAAACATCCTTGAAGCGGGATGGCGAGAACAAAGTTCGGAAGTCCTTGTTCCTGATAACCTCGAGAAGGGTGCCGGGAAGGAAACGCATAGCGATTCCCATGAAAAGATAGGGGCCAGTGAGGCACTCCACGAGCTCCTTGAGGGTTGAAAGAACTGCCATGATGGGCAATGAGTCACAACTATCTAAGCACGGGGATCGTGAAAATGCGTATGCGGGTGCTATATAAGGAAGAAGGATTGCTTTATATAGAGTAGGATGGGGGACCTTTGACTTATCGGCTCATTTTGTAAGTTCTCCGCCTCCCGGATACGGAGCCGAGCGGGGCCGAAGGCGCCCAACAGAGCAACCATGATTGTCACTGTATCGTTCTTAGCATATAAATTATGTGTGTGGTGTAGCATGATATTGTTTCTGCAGAGTGTGGGGGTACTTTTGCAGATGCTGATCCTGGAAACATGCCTCTCCTAGACAGAATTATGGTCCTGGCTTATCTTATACCGAACCATCATGATCAACCTCTATTTGGGATTTGAGCTGCCCAACACAATTATTCTTGTCTCAGAAGATCTTTGAACAATGGCTCAGGGCTTGCCCTCGTGCCGTTCATGACGCCATCCATGTAAGATTTTGGTTGGTCCAAGGGGGTGTCAAGGCAGAAACACGGAGAACATTGCCTGGACACCAAACAGGAGCCGCTCATATCATCTGCCATACTTGCACGTCCCATGCAACGTAAAAACTTTGTCGAGATTTGACCAAGAATCTATTATCGCAGATAGAGCCATTCTCGAACTTTTGAACCATCATGGCGGAATCCTCCAAAGAAGAACACATACAAAGACGCCCAAACTCCCAATTGCCCATACATTTTCCTTCCCTCCCCTTTCCA is from Fusarium musae strain F31 chromosome 4, whole genome shotgun sequence and encodes:
- a CDS encoding hypothetical protein (EggNog:ENOG41), yielding MAVLSTLKELVECLTGPYLFMGIAMRFLPGTLLEVIRNKDFRTLFSPSRFKDVWFGNFWAFIGPQVKANAENRVIPLLEGRVRNGHMGDEVVGEPIDGVVLEIGAGTGMWADVFAKVNVGVNNQGDADGELRRRKGGNGLTRVYGIEPNPKSAATLRRRVKEIGLDDIYEVVPVGIESINDPEAWDGRIEPESVDCIVTILCLCSIPEPDKNIKLLYQSLKKGGRWYAYEHVRINENRGVLLRAYQWVTGLVWSQVMGSCRICRSTGKSLREAGPWEKIDLAQPEGEARFGILPHVVGTLTK